The Erigeron canadensis isolate Cc75 chromosome 1, C_canadensis_v1, whole genome shotgun sequence genome segment GCTGACTTTTTAAAACAACCTTTGCAAGGGGAGAATATCTGAAAAGTAAGACAAAAATTTCTTCAAAGCATATACTACTAcataccaaaatcaaagttacaaaatctTGAACATTGCAACTTTCCATATTATacttactactactactactactagactatatatacatacttcaTATTATCAAAACCACCAAATGAAAAAAGTCAACAAAAGACTTCATCCATAAAGTCAACTAACTTAGCTTCCACAACATGCACTTGACATCCAAAACAAAGGGTCTTATGAAACAAGTCATAGATTCAAGGAGTTCTTGGCTTCTTTGGGTCAGCACCATGATGGTGAAGTGGGTCTGGGCCCAATGGTGCTGCCCTTAGTTCCCAACCCACATAATATTGGTCCTCTTTCCTAGTACTCTTCTTCCCATCTATCTTCAAAACTTCTTGCTTTGCTTCCAAACCATTCACCACCAACAActacaaacaaacacatatatattttagtcaCACCacaatattattagttaattacaatatatataatcatgcATGCATGTTTGTCTAACTACAAAtgctatgtgtgtgtgtgtgtgtgtattatacCTTCCTGTTACCCATAACTTTCATAGAAGGGTCACATGAGATGGTCTTTTCTGCACCATAGATACCCCCTGCATGCAAAGAGAAGAAAGCCTTTTTTAGTTTAATCattttcaaagtaaaaataacataaaatggaGGATCTAGCCTCTAGctataatatatactacatgAGATAGAGAGAGAGGTGTACATACAAGAGATTTGTAAGAGAAAAAGCACGCAAAGTAACAAaatgaaagagaaagaaagtgaTTTGAATGCAAAAGCCAtgagatttttattttaatgtgtaTGTGATATGGTAGACTGCAAATatagaagagaaagaaagagttATTTGTGTGATGTTTGGTTTGAGGAGGAAAGGGTAAAGAGTGACAAGTGACTTGAGGTGAAGAGAGTTTGCTTAATATTTATAAGGACTACGAACGAGGCTAGCCTTTCTAATCAAACTACAGTCGACATCATTACATCATGCAGCAGCCACCTTGGAtgataaacttttattttattatttatttctcTCCAAAAGATTTTCAGTATAAATgatgagaaatgattaatcattttaacaaaatagcttaaaaattctcataactatttgatgatgacatgtgTAAGAATTAGGGGGCAAGAtaaggaaagagaattaatagATATCACATATCACCTTCTTAAAGTTTTAGAAGAATTTTTAAGCTAATCTTTtaaaggatttatcatttttcataaattattaaAGGTATGTTTGGTTGAGTTTAagttaaaaatatgaaaatttaatgTGAAATTTAAACTCATGTCCTTTAAATAATAGATAAGCATGCAATCTTAAGTGTTAACTAATTACTTTCATTcccctttttttaattttcaaaccCTTAAACTAACGGGAGGAGATTTTATCGAGTCATGTTAGAttaatcttgacctttagatgaaaatcaagggtaAAGATTTTCCCAACTTGACTTAAGTTGGGAAAATAACTTGAACGAATTTTCTCCCTAAACTAACAAAGTACTTAATGGCTAGAGTTGTTTCACAACTTTTATTAAGAagataatctatactatattaatatacAAACTACCCTCCCCTCTTTTCAactctttacctttaaaataccaaaaatacccttaattttcaacacattcttaacttacacactaaatctatccaatatatccttaaaatattttacacccatatttataCAAACTATCTTTCtccttattaattaattaaaatttttccacttaatatctttataatattcttaataaagttatttataaaagatatatcCCTTAACCGAATGATTGTCTTCGGTAAGCATGAACCGTATGGCCTATTGATTTTAGCATGTTAATTAGTTACTAGAGCGGAGCGAGAAGTAATATCTTTTCTTGGATGTTCTTAagctaaaataactatactatcaTCTACGTcaattagttttagattaataaccatatcGTTACCACCATCGCTACTAGCACCACCTATTGCCGCCACCGCCGCTATATtacgcgggtacccatctcgtactAAAATAactatgtatgttttatgtTAAGTGATACAATACGACTCTGCCAAGAAcacaaaatataagaaaaaaaagagaattgCACGAAAAAATCCGAACTAAGTCggataaattttatattatatactctaATATTGAATAGCATGTGAATAGTAACTCGTCTGCGTGGtgagttactattcgtccaaGTTGCAATCTGCATCATTATTCTGATTTTGTCAAATCACATCCGGTTCGGGTTTTCTAATATGAGTTACTTCGTGGTTTTTCAATATGTTTTTcctttagggttttcaaataattatatttaaaacgtttattcttttttttgtaacaatattTAGATTTTACCACATTAGATCTCTTTCAGGTTTCAAATTACGAGTTACTTCTTGGTTTCttacattttttcttcttttgggtttcaaataatatatcaaaactaCTTTTTTGTGCTATTGTCTTTGAataaatatcatttcatatgtcaagtattttaacaaacatatatagtgacatatcatcaataaaaaacATAATCGTTTTCAGGtttccaaacaatatattaaatacttttattaattttttgtagTATTGTCTTTGcgtaagtatatattttatatgtcaaagtttttagaaacataaatcatcaataaaacCAATTGAACTAATTGAAACCACGCAACATGCAGACAGATACTATTGTGGTTTtgcttttaaataaatataataaatatatatttgatatgataaacttttaaacaaatCTATCCATAACaaaatgtttgtttatttaacGCAAGTAATACTAAATAACACAATCGTTTCAACCCAACAATTAATGTCCTGTAACGTGGGATCAGAAATTCCctagtttattatatttaaatgtcaAATGGTATATGAGCCCAATTAGCTCCCTTTTTGAGTTACATGTTATTAccaaaaaacataataaacctAATGGTCTTCGACCATTAATAATATTGGGACATTCCCccaattttacatatataatataactaaaatatgaGGTTAGGGTACACTTGATACCCTTAATCTCTTCCTTTAGCTTAATACTttatccttattaatcctttaatgtttttaatatttatttaataaaaaatagttgacctttatataaaaaaatcttataagccaacacatgttaaccatcatctacgactccgtgttgtgaacaactcgaagaaaatcaaaatggccgacctttaataaaaaaaacttataagccgacacatgttaaccatcatctatgAATATGAGCTGTGAACAactcgaagaaaatcaaaacattcgagatggtatttgttgatgaattcttatatatttttcaaattatatactctacactttttgtttctctttttatttaactaaagttgaaaaaaaaaggtaaactggaatcaatatttatatgaagttaattttcatatgtttcttctttagctttcgtataaattaagttgtgatattggtcatacactttttgtttctctttttatttaactaaagttggaaaaaatgTAAAGTATAATCAGTATTTATTTGTAGTTAATTTTCATGGGaacaaaaataatttctttaaggtacccgttaccaatgaaggCTAGACCCATATGTTAAGTTTAAATATGCGAGTTCGATCCTTCAGGGTGTTCAGAttatgtggggattaggatggaggtattttaccggcatcatatggctcatacggggtgggtcgatgagtatccaattgtggtaccggggctagggttcctccctattaccctttttttcccattaagttgtaatattggttatacactttttgtttcacatatacactacaacaaattagtCAATTCTACGCACTTTTGAAAACTGCGTAAAATATTCTTGGAtcgttcacacttataaatgtgtacaAAATGTCTACATCAATAAGTGAgtacaaatttaaaagtttcacaattaaaagtgtgaaaaaaaatgttcacaataataagtgtgtacaaattttatattttatgcacTTATAAGTGTGAAGATAATTTCCTTCGTGGGTGATTTCTTTGCACTTGTGTAAAAATCACCTGCGAAAAAATGATGCGTAGAAATCACCCTCAAAGAAATAATCTTAACATTTAAAAACACGTACAAATCTAATattgtacacacttattagtgtgtaAAAAAACTTTTCGTAcgttttaatttgataaaaaaaaaaattcttgacattaattttttggtttctcattttttatcaaataattttCACAtagttacgattttactttcaaAGATTTGGTTTTACTATTTTTATctgtctttttatatatattacgtttttaatataaaataactttcatTATCGTTATGTTTTAcgttcatgtaacatttaaaacattaatatagttattgtttatgttttaataaaaaaaaagtctataCAGATTTACAAGTCATTTATGCCTaaaatgtacaagttcttatagcatataatattttttttaccaatttttCTATCTTTCAATTTTTGCCCTATTGACACTAAATTTTCGGgttttcatgttttcatcaaataactttcacatggttacgattttacttttaacatttggttttgactatttttatccgttatatatatatataacatttttaatatatatatattttgaagagcttttatttatatataatatagtccGGCAAGATGTcgaaacattaaaaatataacgtttttaacatataataacGTCACTATCCTGACATCTTAcgttcatgtaacatttaaagcattaatatagttattgtctatgtttttatacaaaaagtctatacaaatttacaagtCATTTATGCCTgaaatgtacaagttcttataacatataataatttttaccaattttttttatcttttaacttttgccctacatcaatgttttcattttcgtgacactaaacttttggaATATAAATAGTTACagatttacttttaaacatttggttttgatta includes the following:
- the LOC122593738 gene encoding protein CLAVATA 3, whose translation is MAFAFKSLSFSFILLLCVLFLLQISWGIYGAEKTISCDPSMKVMGNRKLLVVNGLEAKQEVLKIDGKKSTRKEDQYYVGWELRAAPLGPDPLHHHGADPKKPRTP